The following proteins are encoded in a genomic region of Sulfurimonas sp. HSL3-7:
- a CDS encoding MltA domain-containing protein, with the protein MSASLIKSLFFAAAVMLISGCAERLQSISPQKWSRVNGTFVTFGDLAGWQEEAHGKALQLFRQQCRTVKPVPGLEKLCSEAEEAADGRAFFEEHFRPFLLHGGKDEEQLLTGYYEPQFKGSLQRSGRYRYPLYSRPADLLDVKLDALYPDLKNQRVQGRLEGNRVVPYYSRRQINAGAIRERPLFYLESDVDRFFLQVQGSGRILLENNETLYVGYGGTNGHPYRSVGKALVASGEIAQEKISLQNIRRWLEAHPEEARATLESNPSFVFFEKRRKGATGSLGIELTPMRSVAVDRSKIPLGYPLFLSAADPLMQRIVFAQDTGGAIKGTVRADLFCGFGREAELLAGELKSPLRLYLLVPKYDGEKMDSSSILR; encoded by the coding sequence ATGTCAGCTTCTTTGATAAAAAGCCTCTTTTTTGCTGCTGCAGTGATGCTGATAAGCGGCTGTGCGGAACGGTTGCAGAGTATCTCGCCGCAGAAGTGGAGCCGTGTCAATGGGACGTTTGTCACCTTCGGCGATCTTGCAGGGTGGCAGGAGGAGGCGCACGGTAAGGCGCTGCAACTTTTCCGGCAGCAGTGCCGCACTGTCAAGCCTGTGCCGGGGCTTGAAAAGCTCTGTTCAGAGGCAGAGGAAGCGGCGGACGGGCGCGCCTTTTTCGAAGAACACTTCCGTCCTTTCCTGCTGCATGGAGGCAAGGATGAAGAGCAGCTGCTGACGGGCTACTACGAACCGCAGTTCAAAGGCTCGCTGCAGCGGAGCGGGCGTTACCGCTACCCGCTCTACAGCCGGCCTGCCGACCTGCTTGACGTCAAGCTGGACGCACTCTATCCCGATCTGAAGAACCAAAGGGTGCAGGGGCGTCTGGAAGGGAATAGGGTAGTGCCTTACTATTCGCGCCGCCAGATCAACGCCGGGGCCATCAGGGAGAGGCCGCTCTTCTATCTTGAGAGCGACGTCGACCGCTTTTTTCTGCAGGTACAGGGGTCGGGGAGGATCCTGCTGGAGAACAACGAGACCCTTTATGTCGGTTACGGCGGTACAAACGGCCACCCCTACCGCTCCGTCGGCAAGGCGCTGGTGGCAAGCGGGGAGATAGCACAGGAGAAGATCTCGCTGCAGAACATACGGCGATGGCTGGAGGCACATCCGGAGGAGGCCCGGGCCACGCTGGAGAGCAACCCGAGCTTTGTCTTCTTTGAGAAGCGCCGTAAGGGGGCAACGGGTTCGCTGGGCATTGAGCTCACGCCGATGCGATCCGTTGCAGTCGACCGTTCGAAGATTCCGCTGGGGTATCCGCTCTTTCTCTCTGCGGCCGATCCGCTGATGCAGCGCATCGTCTTCGCACAAGATACCGGCGGCGCCATTAAGGGGACGGTACGGGCCGATCTCTTCTGCGGTTTCGGCAGGGAGGCGGAGCTCTTGGCGGGCGAGTTGAAGTCGCCGCTCCGGCTCTACCTGCTGGTGCCGAAATATGATGGCGAAAAGATGGACTCTTCATCCATACTGCGCTAA
- the dnaJ gene encoding molecular chaperone DnaJ: protein MEDLSYYEILEVSQNADKSTIKKAYRKLAKQYHPDRNPDDAEAEAKFKYCNEAYQVLSDDNQRAIYDRYGKEGLQGGAGGARHGGGFGGFEDLGSIFEEMFGGGAGGGRRSRGPQEKYPLDMAVEIRLSFKEAIFGCEKEVKFTYKKACESCNGTGAKDGNVKTCSQCGGKGQVYVRQGFMTFSQTCPVCHGEGTMPGEKCPDCNGKGYEEIKETVTVKVPAGVDTENRLRVSGKGNIGRSGSRGDLYVTFIVEEDKTFIRNGNDVYVEVPVFFTQAVMGETIKIPSLTGELELKLDIGTRDKQQFTFRGEGIEDVHGHGKGSLIAQVSLTYPKKLTDDQYDLLDQLQESFGVESKPHESLFESAFDRVKGWFK, encoded by the coding sequence TTGGAAGATCTAAGTTATTATGAAATTTTAGAAGTTTCACAAAATGCGGACAAATCAACGATTAAAAAAGCCTATCGAAAACTGGCAAAACAATACCACCCCGACCGCAATCCCGACGATGCGGAAGCCGAGGCAAAGTTCAAGTACTGCAACGAGGCGTACCAGGTTCTAAGCGACGACAACCAGCGCGCCATCTATGACCGTTACGGCAAAGAGGGGCTCCAGGGCGGTGCAGGCGGCGCAAGACATGGCGGCGGCTTCGGCGGCTTCGAAGACCTCGGCAGCATCTTCGAGGAGATGTTCGGCGGCGGTGCCGGCGGCGGACGCCGTTCGCGCGGACCGCAGGAGAAGTACCCGCTCGATATGGCGGTCGAGATCCGTCTGAGCTTCAAAGAGGCGATCTTCGGCTGCGAAAAAGAGGTCAAGTTTACCTATAAAAAAGCGTGCGAAAGCTGTAACGGGACCGGTGCGAAAGACGGCAACGTCAAGACCTGTAGCCAGTGCGGCGGCAAGGGCCAGGTCTATGTCCGCCAGGGCTTCATGACCTTCTCGCAGACCTGTCCGGTCTGTCACGGCGAAGGGACGATGCCGGGCGAGAAGTGCCCCGACTGTAACGGCAAAGGGTACGAAGAGATCAAAGAGACCGTCACCGTCAAGGTCCCGGCCGGCGTCGACACCGAGAACCGTCTTCGAGTCTCGGGCAAAGGGAACATCGGCCGAAGTGGCAGCCGCGGCGACCTCTACGTCACCTTCATCGTCGAAGAGGACAAGACCTTCATCCGTAACGGCAACGACGTCTATGTCGAAGTACCGGTCTTCTTCACCCAGGCGGTGATGGGCGAGACGATCAAGATACCGTCACTGACCGGCGAACTCGAGCTCAAGCTCGACATCGGCACGCGCGACAAGCAGCAGTTCACTTTCCGCGGCGAGGGTATCGAAGATGTCCACGGCCACGGCAAAGGCTCGCTGATCGCACAGGTCAGCCTCACCTACCCTAAAAAGCTGACGGACGACCAGTACGATCTCCTCGACCAGCTCCAGGAGAGCTTCGGCGTGGAGTCAAAACCGCACGAAAGCCTCTTCGAGTCCGCTTTCGACCGTGTCAAGGGCTGGTTCAAGTAA
- a CDS encoding NERD domain-containing protein/DEAD/DEAH box helicase, which translates to MSRFISPPINQFEKLRQPLTDGERIVFNLFNDHLPIEWEIYVQPHLNGLRPDFVLLHPKVGIAVFEVKDWNLQAMKYSVIERMGKSPVLVGEKDGKQFSLQSENPIEKIYRYKQEIHELYCPRIDGKAGFAAITAGVIFPFSSESSIRNLFSMSLSYRGMDQWPQYNPLTGVDSVQSGNIKSIFPESVRKYSKFMNDDLAKDLRNWLVEPDFATTQRQSLELDRTQLSFVKSRTESGYRRIKGPAGSGKSLILASRAAELLGEGKEVLVVTFNITLLHYLMDVSVRWPQSGGKTRKDITWLNFHFWCKRVCQENDCEEEYKALWSDDKNVNKVLSIDLPNLVTLILDDPYCVTKKYDAVLVDEGQDFMPGWWNVLRKVCKEDGEMLLVADATQDVYGTANSWTDEAMIGAGFPGGKWAELKISYRLPTLALEYCRKFAEQFLPKESVNLPMPPQDELDLFPCTLKWVHTKMEFAAKVCQEELFSLAINAEPDLLSIPDLTFLADTNKRGIAVVSELGAKGVKSCHTFSEEASESRRKKMGFYMGDARIKATTLHSFKGWESRAIVIFIGQSADKKSLALIYTGLTRLKKHTEGSYLTIVSCADELMPYGKTWPKYIEKMA; encoded by the coding sequence TTGTCAAGATTTATATCACCTCCAATAAATCAATTTGAAAAACTGCGTCAACCACTTACTGATGGTGAACGAATTGTATTTAATCTTTTTAATGATCACTTACCAATTGAATGGGAAATCTATGTACAGCCCCATCTTAATGGGCTACGTCCTGACTTTGTTCTTTTACACCCAAAAGTAGGAATTGCTGTTTTTGAAGTAAAAGACTGGAATCTACAAGCAATGAAATACAGTGTTATTGAACGTATGGGCAAATCACCCGTACTAGTTGGCGAAAAGGATGGAAAGCAATTCTCATTACAGAGTGAAAACCCAATAGAAAAAATATATAGGTACAAACAGGAAATTCACGAATTGTACTGTCCTAGAATTGACGGTAAAGCTGGATTCGCTGCTATCACAGCCGGGGTCATATTTCCTTTTAGTTCAGAAAGTTCGATAAGAAATCTTTTTTCTATGAGTTTAAGTTACCGAGGAATGGATCAATGGCCACAATACAATCCATTAACAGGTGTAGATTCTGTCCAATCTGGAAATATAAAATCTATATTTCCTGAAAGTGTCAGAAAATACTCAAAATTCATGAACGATGATCTAGCAAAGGATTTGAGAAATTGGTTAGTTGAACCTGATTTTGCTACAACACAGAGACAGTCACTTGAGCTTGATCGAACACAACTATCATTTGTTAAATCAAGAACTGAATCAGGTTATCGTCGGATAAAGGGGCCTGCAGGGTCAGGAAAATCTCTCATATTAGCTTCAAGAGCTGCTGAGTTGCTCGGTGAAGGAAAAGAGGTACTTGTTGTAACATTTAATATTACACTACTTCATTATCTGATGGATGTTTCAGTTCGTTGGCCACAATCAGGTGGGAAGACACGTAAAGATATTACATGGCTCAATTTCCATTTCTGGTGCAAAAGAGTATGTCAGGAAAATGATTGTGAAGAAGAGTATAAAGCTCTTTGGTCAGACGATAAGAATGTAAATAAAGTTCTAAGCATTGATTTACCAAATCTTGTCACTTTAATTCTCGATGACCCTTATTGCGTCACAAAAAAATATGATGCAGTATTAGTTGATGAAGGCCAGGACTTCATGCCTGGTTGGTGGAATGTTTTGAGAAAGGTCTGCAAAGAAGATGGCGAAATGCTCCTTGTTGCAGATGCAACTCAGGACGTTTATGGTACTGCAAATTCATGGACAGATGAGGCAATGATCGGAGCGGGGTTTCCAGGTGGTAAATGGGCTGAACTTAAAATTAGTTATCGACTACCGACGCTGGCTCTTGAATATTGTCGAAAATTTGCAGAACAGTTTTTGCCAAAAGAAAGTGTAAATTTACCCATGCCACCACAAGATGAATTAGATCTTTTTCCTTGCACACTCAAATGGGTACATACAAAAATGGAATTTGCAGCTAAAGTATGTCAAGAAGAGTTGTTTTCACTAGCAATCAATGCAGAACCAGACCTCTTATCTATACCTGATTTAACATTTCTAGCTGACACCAATAAACGAGGTATCGCTGTAGTTTCCGAACTAGGAGCCAAGGGAGTTAAATCATGCCATACATTTTCTGAAGAGGCTAGTGAGTCAAGAAGAAAAAAAATGGGCTTTTATATGGGAGATGCGCGTATCAAGGCAACGACACTTCATAGTTTTAAAGGTTGGGAGTCAAGAGCCATTGTGATTTTTATTGGACAATCAGCAGACAAGAAATCATTGGCTCTTATTTATACTGGATTAACACGTTTGAAAAAACACACAGAGGGAAGTTACTTAACTATTGTTTCGTGTGCAGATGAATTAATGCCATATGGCAAAACATGGCCAAAGTATATTGAAAAGATGGCCTAA
- a CDS encoding transposase, producing MPTRPRIDLAGYHHIINRGVNRCDVFNTPTDKEMFLKIFNKMAQIHHVTLHDYCLMDNHYHLLVETQKENLSTCMRIVNANYAQYFNKRYQRSGHLWQDRYKSKYITSEAYLYTLIRCIENNPIEAGKCGRVGEYPFTLAASLLNAKAYHPCSKASILIKEFDMQTLTELLDVPISEEEMNVLKKMQKEKIEKTDKGFRVSCSIAFEEHFYEVQSN from the coding sequence ATGCCTACACGTCCACGAATAGATCTAGCGGGTTACCATCACATCATTAACAGAGGGGTAAACCGTTGCGACGTTTTTAATACTCCGACAGACAAAGAGATGTTTTTAAAGATCTTTAATAAAATGGCACAAATACATCACGTAACGCTGCATGACTACTGCCTTATGGATAATCACTACCATCTGCTTGTCGAAACCCAAAAAGAGAATCTCTCGACATGCATGCGGATAGTCAATGCCAACTATGCCCAGTATTTCAACAAAAGGTATCAGCGAAGCGGTCACCTCTGGCAAGATCGCTATAAATCCAAATATATAACATCCGAAGCGTATCTCTATACACTTATACGCTGTATAGAGAATAACCCTATTGAAGCGGGCAAATGTGGAAGAGTAGGTGAATACCCTTTTACCTTGGCGGCATCTCTTCTAAATGCCAAAGCGTATCATCCCTGTTCCAAAGCATCGATCCTCATAAAAGAATTCGACATGCAAACACTCACAGAGCTGCTGGATGTGCCGATATCAGAAGAAGAGATGAATGTTCTCAAAAAAATGCAGAAGGAAAAAATAGAGAAAACCGACAAGGGCTTTAGGGTAAGCTGTTCCATAGCTTTTGAAGAACATTTTTATGAAGTTCAGAGCAATTAG
- a CDS encoding thioredoxin domain-containing protein has product MDTLKIVCPHCEATNAIKIEESKADIACQVCTRSMLETKPVDCDPEMFYTHLNENDIPVLVDFYSPLCAPCMKMAPDYESAAASLALEVRFIKVNTLEYPDLALKYGVNTLPTLIAFKQSKELNRFTSALPEYQLKMWGESLIQMVI; this is encoded by the coding sequence ATGGATACTCTAAAGATAGTCTGTCCCCATTGTGAAGCAACCAATGCCATAAAAATCGAAGAGTCAAAAGCCGATATCGCCTGTCAGGTCTGTACGCGATCAATGCTTGAAACAAAACCGGTAGATTGTGATCCGGAAATGTTTTATACGCATTTGAATGAAAATGATATTCCGGTCTTGGTGGACTTTTACTCGCCGTTATGCGCCCCCTGCATGAAGATGGCACCCGACTATGAAAGCGCTGCCGCTTCACTCGCGCTCGAAGTACGTTTTATTAAAGTCAACACGCTGGAGTACCCTGATCTTGCCTTGAAGTACGGTGTCAATACCTTGCCCACCCTGATCGCCTTCAAGCAGTCCAAAGAGCTGAACAGGTTTACAAGTGCACTGCCCGAATATCAATTGAAGATGTGGGGAGAGAGTCTGATACAGATGGTGATCTGA
- a CDS encoding HEAT repeat domain-containing protein has protein sequence MNGQIKRFTTLLPVSLVLVFLQACSIKIPVDSPKPSETSYQDANSSEMKVEFESDLNEDHEVAAGDRTTVFILEHNHEKIDAGDFIKSGLQNEIAARKIPLKFVSPADDKLTLDHFEIITHRATGFSPLVTVSTLKVEMKVGDETKSFVSLIKRAKTPVWSMNEVFEPCYNEATTLLIKEVVAKINQAYFGHKLSDQSVERLKQSIATKAHGRSTYMDVYELGFSNNKNSIDYLKTLTTDPDEYIRLAAISGIGTLGEKTQFSFLVSINKNATLWQDRAMALKSIGDLGTKEAYDYLAQRQAFWTGKTSNEAIWNLKIINLYSH, from the coding sequence ATGAATGGACAGATAAAAAGATTTACTACATTACTGCCAGTAAGCCTTGTGCTTGTTTTCTTGCAGGCATGTAGTATCAAAATTCCGGTTGACTCACCCAAGCCGTCAGAAACAAGTTACCAGGATGCCAACAGCAGTGAAATGAAGGTGGAGTTTGAAAGTGATCTAAATGAAGACCATGAAGTCGCTGCAGGAGACAGAACAACGGTCTTTATTCTTGAGCATAATCATGAAAAAATAGATGCCGGTGACTTTATAAAATCCGGACTGCAAAATGAGATAGCCGCACGAAAGATTCCCCTCAAGTTTGTAAGCCCTGCCGACGATAAATTGACCTTGGACCATTTCGAGATCATCACACACAGGGCAACAGGATTTTCACCGCTGGTCACCGTATCAACATTGAAAGTAGAAATGAAGGTCGGTGACGAGACCAAAAGCTTTGTTTCCTTAATAAAAAGAGCGAAGACACCGGTCTGGAGTATGAACGAAGTCTTTGAGCCTTGCTATAATGAAGCGACTACCTTGTTGATCAAAGAGGTTGTTGCAAAGATCAACCAAGCGTATTTCGGCCATAAACTGAGTGATCAGTCTGTTGAAAGATTAAAACAGAGTATCGCGACAAAAGCACATGGCCGGTCAACCTATATGGATGTGTATGAACTGGGATTTTCCAACAACAAAAACAGCATAGACTATCTTAAAACACTCACGACCGACCCCGATGAGTACATTAGACTGGCAGCCATTTCCGGCATTGGGACACTGGGGGAGAAAACGCAGTTTTCATTTCTGGTCTCAATCAATAAGAATGCCACACTATGGCAAGATAGAGCGATGGCTTTAAAAAGTATCGGGGACCTGGGAACGAAGGAAGCGTATGATTACCTGGCACAAAGACAAGCATTCTGGACAGGAAAAACAAGTAATGAAGCTATTTGGAATTTAAAGATCATTAATCTGTACAGCCATTGA
- the ccsA gene encoding cytochrome c biogenesis protein CcsA, with product MKKIIAIVGSMKTMAILMLVFAVSVGYATFIENDYGTPTAQAVVYKAQWFEALLIILAINLMINIVRFRMIQQKKILILLFHVSFLVILAGAAVTRFFGFEGMMHIREGQASNLLTSSDTYLKAVFTDKEGNRSQYKQPFLLSKMTENSFDETVDLDSGKAVAIKLLEYIPNATYSIKEDPNGKPIINMMVTNGSQGQPVQLEQGDYFESNSVILNFGSKASFSKPVISFYVEDGTLFMDNPMDLAYLKMDDQSRGELKASTRAEAAKRTLFTAGTSNFVIRDFYPKASRTLVSSESKKGPMMRASNRDALRFEVRVGDARHEGVVFGQNGVVGEPLNLSFDGLEVALTYGAEYIKLPFALKLVDFDLERYPGSNSPASYASDVVLIDKEQGIEEPFRIYMNHVLDHRGYRFFQSSYDQDEKGTVLSVNNDPGTLPTYIGYLMLAIGMFGSLFAKGRFSRLMKLARDASEAQKAAAAVALMLGLMYTPTLHAEENPLVTEIKKFDKTHAANFGRLIIQDSAGRMKPVDTLSTEIMHKMNRKGSILGLNPNQIILGMMTRPEAWREIKLIRTSHKDVNKLLGLGEKEKLAAFSQFFEFPDEMAGYKLTEAVNEAIRKAPGKRDKFDKAVLQVDERVNVAYMVFSGALLRMWPVPNDENNKWLDTMGALQGMQGGDAYKVRELAVNYFTAVDTGLATGHWGEADNALVAISEYQHDVGAAVYPDNSKVALEIWHNHANIFERLWPLYFLVGFTLLVLSFVKIIKPRFGLTFFTKASFALLVLFLIFHTIGLAIRWYISGHAPWSNGYESMVYIAWATVLAGFIFSKRSPITLAATSILTGLILFVAHLNWMDPQVTNLVPVLQSYWLSIHVSMITASYGFLGLGALLGFITLVLFILKNSSNERQISLSIRELNAINEMSLMIGLAMLTVGNFLGGVWANESWGRYWGWDPKETWALVTILVYAVVIHLRFIKTLYTPYLYSVISLLSFTSVLMTYFGVNYYLAGMHSYAKGDPVPIPDFVPVTYAIVFIIIALAYRKRKLFDPKNC from the coding sequence ATGAAAAAAATCATAGCAATAGTCGGGTCGATGAAGACGATGGCTATACTGATGCTGGTCTTTGCGGTCAGCGTCGGTTATGCCACCTTTATCGAGAACGACTACGGTACACCAACGGCCCAGGCTGTCGTCTACAAAGCGCAGTGGTTCGAGGCGCTGCTGATCATTCTGGCGATCAACCTGATGATCAATATCGTCCGTTTCAGGATGATACAGCAGAAAAAGATCCTTATCCTGCTTTTTCACGTCTCGTTTCTGGTCATCCTGGCCGGTGCCGCGGTGACGCGCTTTTTCGGTTTTGAAGGGATGATGCATATCCGTGAAGGGCAGGCCTCAAACCTCCTGACCTCTTCCGATACCTATCTGAAAGCAGTCTTTACCGATAAAGAGGGGAACAGAAGCCAATACAAGCAGCCGTTTTTACTCTCCAAGATGACGGAGAACAGTTTTGATGAGACCGTTGATCTTGACAGCGGCAAAGCGGTAGCGATCAAACTTCTGGAGTATATCCCCAACGCGACCTACTCGATCAAGGAGGACCCAAATGGCAAGCCTATTATCAACATGATGGTGACAAACGGCAGCCAGGGGCAACCGGTACAGCTGGAGCAGGGCGACTACTTCGAGAGCAACTCGGTCATTTTGAACTTCGGCTCAAAAGCGAGTTTCAGCAAGCCTGTCATCTCCTTCTATGTCGAAGACGGCACACTCTTTATGGACAACCCGATGGACCTCGCCTATCTGAAGATGGATGACCAGAGCCGGGGCGAGCTGAAAGCGTCGACCAGGGCCGAAGCGGCGAAACGAACCCTCTTTACGGCAGGGACAAGCAACTTCGTCATAAGAGATTTCTATCCTAAAGCATCGCGCACGCTGGTCTCCTCCGAATCGAAAAAGGGACCGATGATGCGCGCCAGCAACCGCGACGCCCTCCGTTTCGAAGTGCGTGTCGGTGACGCGCGCCATGAAGGCGTTGTCTTCGGCCAGAACGGTGTTGTCGGCGAACCGCTGAACCTCTCGTTTGACGGGCTCGAGGTGGCTCTGACCTACGGCGCCGAGTACATCAAGCTGCCGTTCGCGCTGAAACTGGTCGACTTCGACCTTGAGCGTTACCCGGGTTCAAACTCGCCGGCATCCTACGCCAGTGACGTCGTCCTGATCGATAAAGAGCAGGGGATCGAAGAGCCGTTCCGCATCTACATGAACCATGTCCTCGACCACCGCGGCTACCGCTTCTTCCAGTCGTCGTACGACCAGGATGAGAAAGGAACCGTACTCTCCGTTAACAACGACCCGGGAACCCTCCCGACCTACATCGGCTACCTGATGCTTGCCATCGGTATGTTCGGATCGCTCTTTGCCAAAGGGCGTTTTTCGAGACTGATGAAGCTTGCACGCGATGCAAGCGAAGCGCAGAAGGCTGCCGCCGCCGTTGCCCTGATGCTGGGTCTGATGTACACGCCGACTCTTCATGCCGAAGAGAACCCGCTGGTCACCGAGATCAAGAAATTCGACAAGACGCACGCCGCCAACTTCGGCCGACTGATTATCCAGGACAGTGCAGGGCGTATGAAACCGGTCGACACCCTCAGCACCGAGATCATGCACAAGATGAACCGCAAAGGTTCGATCCTCGGGCTCAATCCGAATCAGATTATTCTCGGTATGATGACCCGTCCGGAGGCGTGGCGCGAGATCAAACTGATCCGTACCTCGCATAAGGATGTCAACAAGCTGCTCGGACTCGGCGAGAAAGAGAAACTGGCGGCATTCTCGCAGTTTTTCGAATTTCCTGACGAGATGGCCGGTTACAAGCTGACCGAAGCGGTCAACGAGGCGATCCGCAAAGCGCCGGGCAAACGCGACAAGTTTGACAAGGCGGTCCTGCAGGTCGACGAACGCGTCAATGTCGCCTATATGGTCTTCTCGGGAGCACTGCTGCGCATGTGGCCTGTACCGAACGACGAGAACAACAAGTGGCTCGACACCATGGGCGCTCTGCAGGGAATGCAGGGCGGCGACGCCTATAAGGTGCGCGAGCTGGCAGTCAACTACTTTACCGCGGTCGACACGGGCCTGGCAACAGGGCACTGGGGCGAAGCGGACAATGCTCTGGTCGCGATCAGTGAATATCAACATGATGTCGGTGCCGCTGTCTATCCCGACAATTCGAAAGTTGCTCTGGAAATCTGGCATAACCATGCCAATATCTTTGAGCGCCTTTGGCCGCTCTACTTTCTGGTCGGTTTCACACTGCTGGTGCTCTCGTTCGTCAAGATCATCAAACCGCGTTTCGGATTGACCTTCTTTACGAAGGCAAGTTTCGCGCTGCTTGTGCTCTTTTTGATCTTCCATACGATCGGTCTGGCGATCCGCTGGTACATTTCGGGCCACGCCCCGTGGTCGAACGGGTATGAGTCGATGGTCTACATCGCCTGGGCAACGGTACTGGCCGGGTTCATCTTCTCGAAACGCTCGCCGATCACCCTGGCGGCGACGTCGATCCTGACAGGGCTTATTCTCTTCGTGGCCCACCTGAACTGGATGGACCCGCAGGTGACCAACCTTGTGCCGGTCCTTCAGTCCTACTGGCTGAGTATCCACGTTTCGATGATCACGGCGAGCTACGGCTTCCTCGGTCTGGGCGCACTGCTTGGCTTCATCACCCTTGTGCTCTTCATCCTCAAGAACAGCAGCAACGAGCGTCAGATCTCCCTCTCCATCAGAGAGCTTAACGCCATCAACGAGATGAGCCTGATGATCGGGCTGGCGATGCTGACGGTCGGTAACTTCCTCGGCGGCGTCTGGGCGAACGAGTCGTGGGGGCGTTACTGGGGCTGGGATCCTAAAGAGACATGGGCGCTTGTGACGATCCTGGTCTATGCGGTGGTGATCCACCTGCGCTTTATCAAGACGCTCTATACGCCGTACCTCTACTCAGTCATCTCGCTGCTCTCCTTTACGTCGGTGCTGATGACCTATTTCGGCGTCAACTACTACCTCGCGGGGATGCACTCCTACGCCAAAGGCGACCCGGTGCCGATCCCGGATTTCGTGCCGGTGACCTACGCGATCGTCTTCATCATCATCGCGTTGGCCTACCGCAAGCGCAAGCTCTTCGACCCGAAGAACTGCTAG